A single region of the Zootoca vivipara chromosome 2, rZooViv1.1, whole genome shotgun sequence genome encodes:
- the LOC132591798 gene encoding zinc finger protein OZF-like, whose translation MEEADPAKVARMEGGRWMVDLVRLSPAFLPTTSKLSLPGPSVRSGKCFLSSSARIKETDPTNRVRMEGGGWTVDLVRLSPATSECSLPGPSETSVSAGGGQDSCSRVSSDITKRDEGILAQPDDSPKIPAHAKHHQGEKTNQCPLCGKAFRSKASLNSHCTIHTEEKAHKGLECGKTFPECSQLTVYERIHTGEKPFICSECGKGFNSSSALRKHCGIHKPEKPSKFLECGKGFRHCSHLKVHQNIHTEKKSCACLECGKAYTNSSGLVYHQKSHTGEKPYSCFDCGKSFRCSTGLQTHQKIHTGEKPYKCLDCGMSFAHSSSLTSHQKIHTGEKSYSCLECGRNFAHLISLTLHKRTHTGEKPYKCLECGKSFRQSAHLSSHRRTHTGEKPYKCSECGKSFSQSSHLTVHLRYHTGEKPYKCVTCGKGFCTHTELICHRRIHTGEKPYKCFECGKSFSQGISLRIHQKIHRGEKPYACFECGKSFGQSSSLSVHMRIHRGEKPYSCFECGKTFTCSSALRSHHKTHVGKKP comes from the exons ATGGAAGAGGCTGATCCTGCAAAGGTAgcgaggatggaaggaggaagatggatgGTAGACCTGGTCAGGCTGTCTCCTGCATTCCTCCCAACGACCTCCAAGCTTTCCCTCCCAGGACCCTCAGTGAGATCGG GAAAATGCTTCCTGAGCTCCTCAGCAAGGATAAAAGAAACTGATCCCACAAACCGAGTgaggatggaaggaggaggatggacggttgacctggtcaggctgtCTCCCGCCACCTCTGAGTGTTCTCTCCCAGGACCTTCAGAGacatctg TTTCAGCAGGTGGTGGACAGGACAGTTGTTCCCGGGTCTCATCAGACATAACCAAGCGAGATGAAGGCATTCTTGCGCAGCCTGATGACAGCCCTAAAATCCCTGCCCATGCAAAACACCACCAGGGAGAGAAAACAAATCAGTGCCCATTGTGTGGCAAAGCTTTCAGAAGCAAAGCTAGCCTCAACTCACATTGCACAATCCACACGGAGGAGAAAGCACACAAaggcttggagtgtggaaagactTTCCCTGAGTGTTCACAACTTACTGTATACGAGcgaatccacacaggagaaaaaccgtTTATATGCtcggagtgtggaaagggctttaaTAGTAGCAGCGCCCTCAGGAAACATTGTGGAATTCACAAGCCGGAAAAACCATCTAAATTCTTGGAGTGTGGAAAAGGCTTCCGTCACTGCTCACACCTTAAAGTGCATCAAAACATTCACACAGAGAAGAAGTCATGTGCTTGTCTAGAGTGTGGAAAGGCCTATACTAACAGCTCAGGCCTTGTATATCATCAAAaaagtcacacaggggagaaaccgtattcCTGTTTTGACTGCGGAAAGAGTTTCCGTTGCAGCACAGGTCTTCAAACTCATCaaaaaatccacacaggagagaagccatataaatgtttggaTTGCGGAATGAGCTTCGCTCACAGCTCGAGCCTTACATCTCATCAAAAAATTCACACCGGGGAGAAATCATATAGCTGTTTGGAGTGCGGAAGAAACTTTGCCCATCTAATTAGCCTTACTTTACacaagagaacccacacaggggagaaaccatataaatgcttggaatgtggaaagagtttccgtCAGAGTGCACACCTTAGTTCACATCGGAGAACTCATACCGGTGAGAAGCCATATAAAtgctcagagtgtggaaagagcttcagtcagagttcacACCTTACTGTGCATTTGCGATaccatacaggggaaaaaccatataaGTGTGTGACGTGTGGAAAGGGTTTCTGTACTCACACAGAACTTATTTGCCATCGCAggatccatacaggggagaagccatataagtgctttgagtgtggaaagagcttcagccagggTATTAGCCTTCGTATACATCAAAAAATCCACAGAGGTGAAAAACCGTATGCatgttttgagtgtggaaagagctttggccAGAGTTCAAGCCTTAGCGTACATATGAGAATTCACA